The Coccidioides posadasii str. Silveira chromosome 2, complete sequence genomic interval GTAGAAGAAACACGACAAGCTACAAATCCTGCGCCCAAATCTGACAACCTCTGGAAAAGCACAAAAGAATAGGCAATCACATTCATAAGAAAATAGAATGAAGAACATTAGACCAGTAAGTCCCCCCCAAAAAACACCGAAGCAGGAACAGGACATAAATCACAGGCATGGAGTAAGGCGCCATTTAGACAAGGGTCTAGTGAGAATGCGATAAATGCTAAAGGTTCTCAAGCGCCAAATAGACTGGGATAGTATTAGGGACTGATGGGAGCGAAGAGCGGGTAGCACTGAAGCACACACATGGTGCAAGAAAATGGTTGGGTGCGCCGAAACAGATTCTCCCCCCTTCAAAATAGCCCCAGCACCTCTTGGAAGGCTTGCTAGTAAATCCAAGTTGCCATATTGTAAAGGTACTTGAGGGAATATAGATACGTCCGGAGGTGGATGGGGAGACGTGAAACGAAGTGCATTGCGAACTACAACCTGGTCACCGATCTAGCAATTGCATCCTCCAGCTTGGGTATTGGCGGATTCCGGTCGTAAATCTACTCCTGGGCGAGGGTTCGATCGAAGATTCCGTGGGCCCGCTTGATCCAGGGGCAGTTTCTTTGCGATGGCAGTGAATAGTTCTCTCACATTAGTTGACGTTTTTGCTGATGTCTCGAAGAAGAGTAACCCAGCCTCGCGCGCATAAGCCTCAGCATCAGCGGTTTGAACAGCGCGTTTATCTGGGCTATCTGTCACAAGATCAAGTTTGTTTCCGGCCAAAGCAATGATGATATTTTCGTTTGCCTGTCGTTGGAGCTCCTTCACCCATGATTTTGCTTTGTCGAGGGAAGACTACATCAACAAGCGATCGGTCAGCAACTTGGGGAAGCGTAGCGGGGAACAGGGTAGATAAGTACCGCTTGGGTAATATCATAGACTACAACTGCGCAGTTTGCATTGCGATAGTACATCGGGGCCAACGACTTGTATCTTTCCTGGCCAGCAGTATCCCATATTTCGAATTTCACGGTGGTGTTCTCATCGAGTGAAATGGTCTGGGTCAAGAAAGCCGCGCCGATGGTCGATTCCCGATAATCATCGAATTGATCCTAGAAAAAAGGCTTAGCATACAATGTGTTCATCCGCAGTAGGAGCCCTCAAGCGTCGAGGAAACAGATATCCATCGCTCACCTTCACAAAGCGCAAGACTAGAGAGCTCTGGCAGGCAGCAGTTAGCATGATTGCAGGAGATGCGGAGACGGGAACAACTCCACCTTTCCAACAGCAGACTCCCCTATCAAAGGTTATGACCGTCAGCTCACATAGCATCAAAGGGGCCAAAGAAAACCATACCAAGGAGAACAAGTTTGAACTGAGCGAATCTGGCGCCGGGTCGGCCTCCAACGGGTGCTCTCGCGGCCATCTTCGCGGACGATCTGGAGTTCAAACGGAAAGGGAAATCGGGAAAAGTAAAGCACCGGAAAATAAGGGTATAAAAAGGTGGTCCGTAGAATATCCGATGTCAAGGCGCTTGGGCTTGCTCGTACCTGTTCGGCGGCCTGTCGATGTTGACTGGGATGGAGATGGTGTTGTCATTCATCAGTTGCAAGTTCTGAGGATGACGAACCAAAAGTGCAGCTTCCGCCCCAGCCAACCACAGGGAAAACCCAGGGCGCCACTATGGAAACGCACCTATTGGTAAGGCCACGGTGCAACAACGCCGGGAGCACGGGCTCTGGGAGCCTGGGCCCGCCAAGCCCTGTGTGGGTTTACCGGAGATCGCTGTGTCCACAAGGCCCTATCAGCTTCCCCCTTTCCGATAAGCCACTTTGCTGCAAATGCGCTCCTGGGGGCCTCCAGGCAGTTTTGCTTTCTTTTGTTGTTGCCAACTCTCGTGAAGACACAGCtctccccccaaaaaaataatagaataaaataaaataaaaaagaaagagagaaaagtcTTTGTCGCATGATTAAGAGCTGCACATATTTACATACTTTCTTAGAGCTTGAATCGTTGAATATGATTTGAGTTGCCTTTCAATTCCTTCCACCAAGAAACTACTTTCCTCACAAGTTCCTCGAAAAGAACGCGAAACCTCTGTTGGCAATGGCACCCGTTCTCCCTTACCGTGACATTAATCTGCTGGTCTCTCCTCTACATTATGCGTTCAGATCGGCATCATCGACGTCGGCACCCACACTTGTCGTTGAGAGACCGTCAGGCGAGCTGCGGCTGGACAATGTGTCGGTGCAAGGAGCCAAGCGGGTGTCAAGCATAGCCGGCATTTTGGGAATTATCAAATTGAAACTAGGTAGAACCGAGCCTTCTGCTATACTCCCCATGCGCTAACTATTTACAGATAAGTATATCATCATCATAACCAAGGCCCGTCCGATGGGAAGGTTGAGAGGCCACATGGTGTACAATGTTGTCTCTACCGAATTCCTCCCACTTCGCGAACGACCGCTCCACGACCCTGACGAAGATACATACCTGTCCTTGCTCAAGCAATTTTTGCAAAACAGCCCCATATACTTCTCCTACTCGTTGGATATCACCAATAGTTTCCAGCGCCAGTCCCACAGCGATCCATCGGCCCCATTATGGAAGCGAGCGGACGACCGCTTTTTCTGGAATCGTTTCATCCAGACAGACTTGATAGATTTCAGGTCGGGTCTATCTGATGGGACCGGCATCCGATACGGCCAGCTGTCAGATGTGGATCCGTATATATTGCCTGTTATGTATGGAATGTTGCGCATAACACCCACAAAAGTCAAGTCAACGCCCTTCACTTTCGCCTTGATCACCAGACGCTCCAGGCATCGCGGTGGCACCAGATACTTCTCCCGTGGAATAGATGAACATGGCAATGTCTCGAATTACAATGAAACAGAACAGATTATAATCCTCAACGACTCAGCTGGAGGACTCCCTGGTTTTGCTGGCGGATCCGGCATGCAAAATGGCCAGCTTAGGAGTGCTGCCGGTAAAGATTTGCATGTCTTGTCGTTTGTGCAAACAAGAGGTAGCGTCCCGGTCTACTGGTCTGAAATTAACAACCTTTTTTACATTCCACGGCTCCTGATCCGCAGTGTTGATACTGCCATCTCTGCCGCACGCCAGCATTTCTCGGAGCAAATTAGAATTTACGGAGAAAACTATCTTGTGAACCTGGTTAATCACAAaggaagagaggagaagGTCAAAAAGGCGTACGAGCATCTAGTTCGCACCCTGATAACCGCATCCTCCGAGTCTACTGAGTCAGATCCGTTGTCATCAGAAAAGTTGCACACGGTTGATTCATCA includes:
- the YPT52 gene encoding GTP-binding protein of the rab/ypt (EggNog:ENOG410PG62~COG:U~BUSCO:13398at33183), whose amino-acid sequence is MAARAPVGGRPGARFAQFKLVLLGESAVGKSSLVLRFVKDQFDDYRESTIGAAFLTQTISLDENTTVKFEIWDTAGQERYKSLAPMYYRNANCAVVVYDITQASSLDKAKSWVKELQRQANENIIIALAGNKLDLVTDSPDKRAVQTADAEAYAREAGLLFFETSAKTSTNVRELFTAIAKKLPLDQAGPRNLRSNPRPGVDLRPESANTQAGGCNC
- a CDS encoding uncharacterized protein (EggNog:ENOG410PGMX~COG:I~TransMembrane:2 (o589-610i622-641o)~BUSCO:2651at33183); its protein translation is MAPVLPYRDINLLVSPLHYAFRSASSTSAPTLVVERPSGELRLDNVSVQGAKRVSSIAGILGIIKLKLDKYIIIITKARPMGRLRGHMVYNVVSTEFLPLRERPLHDPDEDTYLSLLKQFLQNSPIYFSYSLDITNSFQRQSHSDPSAPLWKRADDRFFWNRFIQTDLIDFRSGLSDGTGIRYGQLSDVDPYILPVMYGMLRITPTKVKSTPFTFALITRRSRHRGGTRYFSRGIDEHGNVSNYNETEQIIILNDSAGGLPGFAGGSGMQNGQLRSAAGKDLHVLSFVQTRGSVPVYWSEINNLFYIPRLLIRSVDTAISAARQHFSEQIRIYGENYLVNLVNHKGREEKVKKAYEHLVRTLITASSESTESDPLSSEKLHTVDSSIRKQEMDRLHYVYFDFHNETKGLKWHRAELLLNRLTDGLMRGQYFSGVESLGDPSGPLDIRLLQSSVVRTNCMDCLDRTNVVQSMLGRWTATRQLIDAGVLQPGESASDDPEFEFMFRNMWADNADVVSKSYSGTGALKTDFTRTGERTKAGILLDGNNSLTRYIRNNFRDGPRQDAFDIFLGTYLPSSSSSNRLVFVDRRPIIIQAIPYILAASVFMVLVAIFSRRLPDSAAWPIRLFLIFWMAVAAWCLRFIYSHGMLYVNWPKLNTPTAAVDGYQDALHRAHSDRVIGRFIPAARHQRGFSNVRLGYMEEGKKRIE